A genomic window from Parvularcula sp. LCG005 includes:
- a CDS encoding CAP domain-containing protein — MTRTLLLAALSVGMMGCASQLPLPEDDGRYQAPPSDIIAASGEDETVLPAELLAASNPTVDPSPRARAPMSPPLRQRQPKPGTIFGEAAPVAEDNPVDLKDETQLIVAPTTFTPAVPVTATNADMTAVPPQTAPLDFTADASPVPLETLGVEERTAIEAFIAQVNEERDALGFPPLTYSAALSGIATGHVAYLAHIQDVTSEDANGRGIGQRLLRHDYLPNVAGSLVAGGYADYMDAFDSWRSNKVEFSRLLLRHASDIGVARVTDPTSRYYAYIEVIVAGH, encoded by the coding sequence ATGACCCGCACTCTGCTTCTTGCTGCCCTCAGCGTCGGCATGATGGGCTGCGCGAGTCAGCTGCCGCTCCCTGAGGATGACGGCCGGTATCAGGCACCGCCAAGCGACATTATCGCAGCGTCCGGTGAGGACGAAACGGTCCTGCCTGCGGAACTGCTGGCAGCATCCAACCCCACGGTCGATCCGTCACCCCGGGCAAGAGCGCCGATGTCGCCCCCCTTGCGACAGCGCCAGCCCAAACCGGGTACAATATTCGGAGAGGCTGCACCGGTGGCAGAGGATAACCCTGTCGACCTGAAAGATGAGACCCAGCTTATTGTCGCGCCGACGACCTTCACCCCGGCGGTTCCGGTCACCGCGACCAACGCAGACATGACGGCGGTGCCCCCCCAGACAGCGCCATTAGATTTCACGGCTGACGCCAGTCCGGTCCCCCTCGAAACACTGGGCGTGGAGGAGCGCACCGCCATTGAAGCGTTCATTGCGCAGGTGAACGAGGAACGTGATGCGCTGGGCTTTCCCCCTCTGACCTATAGTGCCGCCTTGAGTGGTATTGCCACGGGCCACGTGGCCTACCTTGCCCATATCCAGGATGTGACGTCTGAAGATGCCAATGGGCGCGGCATTGGTCAGCGGCTGTTGCGCCATGACTACCTGCCTAACGTTGCGGGCAGCTTGGTCGCGGGCGGGTATGCGGATTATATGGACGCTTTTGACAGTTGGCGGTCAAATAAAGTCGAATTCAGTCGCCTGTTGCTGCGCCATGCCTCAGATATTGGCGTGGCGAGGGTCACCGACCCAACATCGCGTTACTACGCCTATATTGAAGTGATCGTCGCCGGTCATTAG
- the arsC gene encoding arsenate reductase (glutaredoxin) (This arsenate reductase requires both glutathione and glutaredoxin to convert arsenate to arsenite, after which the efflux transporter formed by ArsA and ArsB can extrude the arsenite from the cell, providing resistance.), protein MILYHNPRCTKSREALKLLEEREVDVEVIRYLDAPLDEAALREVAGKLGMSPRDMMRVKEVTYKELSLKDADDDALFTAMAENPVLMERPILVNGDRAVIGRPPEQVLDIL, encoded by the coding sequence ATGATCCTTTATCACAATCCCCGCTGCACCAAATCCCGCGAAGCCCTTAAACTGCTCGAGGAGCGGGAGGTCGATGTGGAGGTCATCCGCTATCTCGACGCGCCGCTTGATGAGGCCGCGCTGCGCGAGGTGGCCGGGAAGCTGGGCATGTCGCCCCGGGACATGATGCGGGTCAAGGAGGTCACCTATAAGGAGCTTTCCTTGAAGGATGCCGATGATGATGCCCTGTTCACCGCCATGGCCGAGAACCCGGTCCTGATGGAGCGTCCGATCCTCGTGAACGGAGACCGGGCGGTTATCGGTCGCCCCCCTGAACAGGTGCTCGACATTTTATAG
- a CDS encoding gamma-glutamylcyclotransferase family protein, which translates to MVGQKTDFTKWISSLPQPQPPTPPDYFFFYGTLMKGRSALSRSLAGKLRLVGMGTTPGKVVTIETPTLSYPGLVEVGHRLSKVSGQVMAPTRLFRDEDFKAINAWEDYDPASPTTSLYRLEMLPVALSLGGTVTAATYVYQGPMPARRPML; encoded by the coding sequence ATGGTAGGCCAGAAAACAGATTTTACCAAATGGATCAGTTCATTGCCGCAACCCCAGCCGCCCACGCCGCCTGACTATTTCTTTTTCTATGGCACGCTCATGAAGGGGCGCAGCGCGCTGTCCCGTTCTCTGGCAGGCAAATTGCGGCTCGTAGGCATGGGCACCACGCCGGGTAAGGTCGTCACGATCGAGACGCCGACCCTGAGCTATCCCGGGCTGGTCGAGGTCGGCCACCGCCTCTCGAAAGTCAGCGGCCAGGTCATGGCGCCCACCCGGTTGTTTCGAGACGAGGACTTCAAGGCGATCAATGCGTGGGAGGATTATGATCCTGCCTCGCCCACGACATCGCTCTATCGGCTGGAAATGCTGCCGGTGGCCCTGTCACTGGGCGGCACGGTCACAGCGGCAACATACGTCTACCAAGGGCCGATGCCGGCGCGGCGTCCGATGCTTTAG
- a CDS encoding DUF1499 domain-containing protein — MTDFIDFASLERPKAPNHYLVAPEGLCQSTTPDEDAPEFRDDPDAMFMNIVQMVRSKDNVQDIEVDESARRLSFVSVTSFFKFKDDVDIAVLPGAAGSTVAIYSRSRVGKGDFGKNKKRVHGLIADLRKTRVLAEGEGGVTAKDPGIGAGKA; from the coding sequence ATGACAGATTTTATCGATTTTGCCTCGCTGGAACGCCCGAAGGCCCCGAACCACTATCTCGTGGCGCCAGAGGGACTTTGCCAGTCAACCACTCCCGATGAAGATGCGCCCGAGTTTCGTGACGATCCGGATGCCATGTTCATGAATATCGTCCAGATGGTCCGGTCGAAGGACAATGTGCAGGATATCGAGGTGGACGAAAGCGCCCGGCGCCTCTCCTTCGTATCGGTGACCTCGTTCTTCAAGTTCAAGGACGATGTCGATATCGCCGTATTGCCGGGTGCGGCCGGGTCCACAGTTGCCATCTACTCGCGATCCCGCGTCGGCAAGGGGGATTTCGGGAAGAACAAGAAGCGGGTCCATGGCCTGATTGCGGATCTGCGCAAGACCCGCGTGCTCGCTGAGGGAGAGGGTGGCGTTACCGCCAAGGATCCCGGGATCGGGGCGGGCAAAGCCTAA
- a CDS encoding helix-turn-helix transcriptional regulator: MAKAPALIVHLKEARLDAGLTQAELARAAGVSRKTINTVENGVFIPSTVLSLTLARILNRSVETLFELPG, translated from the coding sequence TTGGCCAAGGCCCCTGCCCTGATCGTGCACCTGAAAGAAGCCCGGCTAGATGCCGGGCTGACCCAAGCGGAGCTGGCCCGCGCGGCGGGCGTCAGCCGCAAGACCATCAATACGGTGGAGAACGGCGTCTTTATTCCGTCAACGGTGCTTTCCCTGACCCTCGCGCGGATTCTGAACCGATCAGTGGAGACGCTGTTTGAGCTGCCGGGGTGA